In Mus musculus strain C57BL/6J chromosome 15, GRCm38.p6 C57BL/6J, the genomic stretch ttctcttctctgttttccaGCCCACCTAAACCAACAGTGTTCATCTCTGGCGTTATTGCTCGGGTAAGTGTGTGGCCTCTGCACATGGGCAGTGGGCGGTGGGGATGGAGCTCCTGACTTGCTCCTGTAAGAGTGGGCACATGAACTCCTATGCagtcttttcttgcctttgcccCAGCATTGCTGGGGACAGCATAGCTACCAGAACCTGTCACAGCCATTTAGACCTAGGGCCAGATCGTGGCAGGTTTGCTGTACACAAGAATATTAAATGCCGCTATTCAGTATTCTCACTCCTTGGTTACATGGGGCTGTCTGCCCTTGGCCAGATCAAAACTGAGAAGCCAACTGAACCCTCCTTGGAACATAGCCCAGCCCTTTCTCTAGACCCCCACAGGGTGCATCCGAGTCAATCTCCTGGCCCCACCCTGCCCTGAGCTTTGCTTCCCCAGGAGTACCCAGGCCCGCTCGCAGCAGTGCTGACAAGTCCCACTGTGAGACTCTAGATTTGGCCCCTGTTGCTCCCAGGTCAGATGGTGCAAACACATAGATCTGGCAGGGAAAACCTGCCCACCCCAGGTCGGTGCACAGAAGCCATGTGGCAGCTGGGTCTTCTGAGGCAAAGCTGCACGGATCATCACAGTCTATGTGATCATCATGGGCTCATGCCACTGCCTGCTTCCGAGTCCGGTGGCCTGCAGGGCCTTGCAAGCCACAATAGTAGTCCACTACTCCTCAGCCAACTCATCCTCGGCCCCTGCAGGAGACTGGCGGACCTGGGTTTGAAGGATTTTTCTCTCTAGTGTTAATATTGCTGTCTCCCCACAGGGTGACAAAGACTTCCCTCCAGCGGCTGCACAGGTGGCCCACCAGAAGCCACACGCCTCCATGGACAAACACGTTTCTCCAAGAACGCAGCATATCCAACAGCCTCGCAAGTGACCGGCGCCCAGACCCAGGCAcctcagaagcagcagcagcagcagcagcagcagcagcagcagcacccacACCATCTCCAGGATGCTtccctgacaaaaagcaactccCGTACTTCCCACAGAGTTTACTACATTTAGAAACCTCAGACAAAGCAACATGGGCCTCAGCTCTCTCAGATTCCCATATTGAAAACTAGAGGAGGTTCAAACCCCAAACTTTGTTTCTAAGAGTCCTAGTCAAGGGTCCCTAAAGGGTCGTTGAACCCCCCAGAAGTGCCATTAGCAGAACTCGGCAAGTCCTTCACACTGTAGCAGTCGCTGAAAGTCCTTACTCATGGTCCTGAGAGGAAGAGGCCACTTTGGAGAGATTTGATAAGGCCATATGCTCCACCACAGCTGTGCTCACTTCTGCTCCCAGGCCGAGGCTGCAGAGCCCTGCTTTTCTGAAAAGTCAAAGGGCTCCCTTAGCCAGACGTAGAGCCTTCCCGAGCGCTGCTCTTGGCGGGTGCTCCTGGCTGTCCCAGTGGCCTACGGTGGCTCCAGCTGCAGTTCATGCTTGCTCTGCAGGCACCGTGTGCACCTCCAGCCTTCATGGGACTACTTACCAGGCTGTGTCGCTAAGGAGGGATGGGCTCCTCAAATTTTTTGAGCAATTTAGTACCCCAGCAGTGGATTTACAGGAAGCAGAACCCAGGCCACAAGTCTGTGTCGTCAGTTTCTCCCGTTGTAATTACTGAAATGGTGTGAAGTAACCAAGGGTCGCTTTGGAGACCCAGGCTTGGCCGCAACCCACAACCAAATCTAGGAAGGGACCTTAAAGCCATAAGGCTAGGTCCCCCTGTGCAGACCTTCCTACACTGTGCTGTGTACATCCTGAAGCATCTCCAATCCCTTTTAGTTAAACAACCTGAGGGGCTACCCTGTGTCGGGTTCTGGGTCACTGAAGGTGACTACTTTTTGCTTGAATGAATTTCCTAATCTTTGATGTTGAGAATATGTTGATTATAATAAAGCTCCTGCATTTCTGCCTCAGTGTCTCTCTTACGGTTCAGAGATTTATCTTTACAGCTTCCCAGGGCAGTTTCAGTGGAAGTATGATGGATAGatattctcttcagacacactagaagagggcatcaaatcccattacaggtggttgtgagccaccaggtgattgctgggaattgaacgccgGATCTTCCTAAACAAGGAAGTCATCCCAACTGCTAAGGGAAGAGCCCCAGCACCGAGGCGGCTGAAGTGTTTCCTTCCATAGCTGCACAAAAGTCAGGGAGGACTTGAGAAGCCAGAAAGGAGACTCAGGAGCTGATGGCCACCCTCTGTGGCAGATGCTCTGGCTCCCCAGCCAGGCTGGCCACCTATGGAGGCCATGGTGGGTACCCACACATCCTGATTCATAAAGGACAGCAGTGTGGATCGTCGCTTTGCGTCCAGGGGCAGAGAGCTGATCTCAGTAACTAACTGTGGTCAGTGGACACTCTAGTCTCCCCTAACAACACTGCAAGCTGGGGCTGTGAGCCAGGTGGGAACATTTCCCATTCAAATGGTAACAGAGTCCAGCACATCTTCCCCAGTCACAGCTGCAAAGGCCCTGTGTGCAGCTGAGGTCACAGCCACACATCATGAGAGCAGGTCCTTGAGTATTTCTTCTTCCCATTTAGGGTATCAGGAGAGACTGTTTAGCTCAGGACGTCAGCCTCGTCGGCCTCGTGCTAAAAGCCAGAAGCCACCATCCACATTCACACCAAACTGCTGAGACTGTCACCTGCTGTAGGTTCCATAACCAGCCCCAAAactgacaggcagacagagacgaCAAAGGGGGCAGAAGCGCTGGGGCCCTATACTCTGAGCTCTCAGGCCCGGGTGCAGTGGCTGATGCTATCCGTGGTTCAGTCACATGACTATAGTTCCAGGGTCCCAGGGGTCCAGGCTCAGCTTTGCACTGTGACCTATCAACCAATGTGTCGCAGTGTGAGGCAAGACACATCTCCAGAGTCAGACTCAAGCCGTTAGATAGCAAACAGCTCTCTGATAAGATACAACAATGGCTAATCAGCACATAAAAAAGCTACATGtccttgctgggcatggtgatgcatgcctgtacCCCCAGCACCTGAGGGGCTGAGAAAGGAGGGTCATGAGGTGAAGGCCATCTTGCACTGCAGAGTGATACCGTGtcccaaaaagaaaaagtaaaatggtGTCTGTCTTTACTCAACAAATGGAATTTAGATGCCAGGTGAAACACTGCTGTAGAAAGATGGCTAAAACCCATGTCAGATAGTTACAGGAACAGA encodes the following:
- the Dap gene encoding death-associated protein 1; this translates as MSSPPEGKLETKAGHPPAVKAGGMRIVQKHPHTGDGKEERDKDDQEWESTSPPKPTVFISGVIARGDKDFPPAAAQVAHQKPHASMDKHVSPRTQHIQQPRK